Proteins encoded within one genomic window of Panicum virgatum strain AP13 chromosome 1N, P.virgatum_v5, whole genome shotgun sequence:
- the LOC120654279 gene encoding probable metal-nicotianamine transporter YSL8, with translation MAAEGSSSSEAAVREALSTEKAFEREKLPAWSEQITVRSLVVSTALGLFLSFIVMKLNLTSGIVPSLNMSAGLLAFFLMKTWTSALERCGIFPKPFTRQENTVVQTCVISCSSIAFSGGFGTYILGMSKQIAEGFDEAKTSINVEEPSLGRIIAFLFLVSFVGLFSIVPLRKIMIISYKLTYPSGSATAHLINSFHTPQGAIQAKQQVSILFKSFAGSFLWSLFQWFYSAGPGCGFSSFPTFGMEAYRRRFFFDFSATYVGVGMICPYIINFSLLLGSVVSWGLMWPYIESKRGLWYDAKLPRSSLHGLNGYQIFISIAMIIGDGLFNFLVILVRTTYDMYLKRTKPAEAAAKPFAGVDINERQVLSFDDRRRTQVFLKDQIPTSIATGAYVLLAAISVVAIPHIFRQLKPKHVVWAYVVAPVFAFCNAYGTGLTDWSLSSSYGKLAIFIFGASIGSQDGGVVAGLAACGLMMGIVSTASDLIQDFKTGYLTLTSPRSMFVSQVMGTGLGCIISPVVFWIFYKAYDIGLEEGYPAPYAKIYRGIALLGVNGWNQLPKYCLRFCLAFFLLAIAICALKEVAKARGWWLQDYIPSALGMAVPFFLGSFFTIDMCVGSVVLYLWSKSDRVRAHMFAPAVASGLICGDGIWSLPSSILSLLNINPPMCLRVFSAETNYQVEEFLWTLRNPAAT, from the exons ATGGCGGCGgaggggtcgtcgtcgtcggaggcggcggtgcgggaGGCGCTGTCGACGGAGAAGGCGTTCGAGAGGGAGAAGCTGCCGGCGTGGTCGGAGCAGATCACGGTGCGGTCGCTGGTGGTGAGCACGGCGCTGGGGCTCTTCCTGAGCTTCATCGTCATGAAGCTCAACCTCACGTCCGGCATCGTGCCGTCGCTCAACATGTCGGCGGGCCTGCTGGCCTTCTTCCTCATGAAGACGTGGACCAGCGCGCTGGAGCGCTGCGGCATCTTCCCCAAGCCCTTCACGCGCCAGGAGAACACCGTCGTGCAGACCTGCGTAATCTCCTGCTCAAGCATCGCATTCAGCG GCGGGTTCGGCACCTACATCCTTGGCATGAGCAAGCAGATCGCCGAGGGCTTCGACGAGGCCAAGACGAGCATCAACGTGGAGGAGCCGTCGCTGGGGCGGAtcatcgccttcctcttcctcgtcaGCTTCGTGGGGCTCTTCTCCATCGTGCCGCTGCGCAAGATCATGATCATCAGCTACAAGCTGACCTACCCCAGCGGGTCCGCGACGGCGCACCTGATCAACAGCTTCCACACGCCGCAGGGGGCGATCCAGGCCAAGCAGCAGGTCTCCATCCTCTTCAAGTCCTTCGCCGGCAGCTTCCTGTGGTCGCTCTTCCAGTGGTTCTACTCGGCGGGGCCCGGGTGCGGCTTCAGCTCCTTCCCCACCTTCGGCATGGAGGCCTACCGGCGGCGCTTCTTCTTCGACTTCTCGGCCACGTACGTGGGCGTGGGGATGATCTGCCCCTACATCATCAACTTCTCGCTGCTGCTGGGGTCCGTCGTGTCGTGGGGGCTCATGTGGCCCTACATCGAGAGCAAGCGGGGGCTCTGGTACGACGCCAAGCTGCCCCGGAGCAGCCTGCACGGCCTCAACGGCTACCAGATCTTCATCTCCATCGCCATGATCATCGGCGACGGGCTCTTCAACTTCCTCGTCATCCTGGTGCGGACCACCTACGACATGTACCTGAAGCGGACCaagccggcggaggcggcggccaagCCGTTCGCCGGCGTGGACATCAACGAGCGGCAGGTGCTGAGCTTCGACGACCGCCGGAGGACGCAG GTGTTCCTCAAGGACCAGATCCCCACCTCCATCGCCACCGGCGCCTACGTCCTCCTGGCCGCCATCTCCGTGGTGGCCATCCCCCACATCTTCCGGCAGCTCAAGCCCAAGCACGTGGTGTGGGCCTACGTGGTGGCCCCCGTGTTCGCCTTCTGCAACGCCTACGGCACGGGGCTCACCGACTGGTCCCTCTCCAGCAGCTACGGCAAGCTGGCCATCTTCATCTTCGGCGCCAGCATCGGGTCCCaggacggcggcgtggtggccggGCTCGCCGCCTGCGGGCTGATGATGGGCATCGTCTCCACCGCCTCCGACCTCATCCAGGACTTCAAGACGGGGTACCTGACGCTCACCTCGCCGCGCTCCATGTTCGTGAGCCAGGTGATGGGCACCGGGCTGGGCTGCATCATCAGTCCCGTCGTGTTCTGGATCTTCTACAAGGCCTACGACATCGGCCTGGAGGAGGGCTACCCGGCGCCCTACGCCAAGATCTACCGGGGCATCGCGCTGCTGGGCGTCAACGGGTGGAACCAGCTGCCCAAGTACTGCCTCCGCTTCTGcctcgccttcttcctcctggCCATCGCCATCTGCGCGCTcaaggaggtggccaaggcgcgCGGGTGGTGGCTGCAGGACTACATCCCCAGCGCGCTGGGCATGGCGGTGCCCTTCTTCCTGGGCTCCTTCTTCACCATCGACATGTGCGTGGGGAGCGTGGTGCTCTACCTGTGGAGCAAGTCGGACCGCGTCCGCGCCCACATGTTCGCGCCGGCCGTCGCGTCGGGGCTCATCTGCGGCGACGGCATCTGGTCGCTGCCGTCCTCCATCCTGTCGCTGCTCAACATCAACCCGCCCATGTGCCTCAGGGTCTTCTCCGCCGAGACCAACTACCAGGTGGAGGAGTTCCTCTGGACGCTGCGCAACCCGGCGGcaacataa
- the LOC120654430 gene encoding protein SPA, chloroplastic-like, with translation MAATSSSPLTTLHSSSFLSSAPSPPCNVAAPPRRRRVPYPRIRAIDLDQNTIVAISVGVVSIAVGIGVPVFYETQIDNASKRENTQPCFPCSGSGAQVCRFCAGKGIVTVVLGAGETEESKCVNCEGIGSLTCTTCQGSGIQPR, from the exons ATGGCGGCCACCTCTTCCTCGCCGCTCACCACGCTccactcctcctccttcctctcctccgcTCCTTCCCCGCCGTGCAacgtggcggcgccgccccggCGACGGAGGGTACCGTACCCTCGCATCCGGGCCATTGACCTCGACCAGAACACG ATTGTGGCCATATCGGTGGGCGTCGTCAGCATCGCCGTCGGGATAGGTGTCCCCGTCTTCTACGAGACCCAGATCGACAATGCC TCAAAGAGGGAGAATACGCAGCCGTGCTTCCCCTGCAGCGGCTCTGGCGCGC AGGTATGCAGGTTTTGCGCCGGAAAGGGCATTGTTACTGTAGTACTTGGCGCAGGCGAGACTGAAGAATCAAAGTGTGTCAACTGTGAGGGCATCGGCTCTTTGACATGCACCACATGCCAAGGCTCTGGGATCCAACCACGCTAA
- the LOC120654423 gene encoding probable metal-nicotianamine transporter YSL7 isoform X4 → MGKEAAGGDIGDGKNIVEPSIGRLITFLFLVSFSGMFILMPLRKVMIIRHGLTYPSGMATAQLINSFHTPQGANNARQQVHILFRSLGGTIFWNAFQWFFTAAKGCGFRAFPVFGLEAYKHGFYFDFCMTNIAIGMLCPYIITVSLFIGSVISWGIVSPYIAAKEGIWYTTELSTATLGNMRGYKVFIGVSMILADGLFNFLSIMLCTLCAMYKRRRQPMQGQDGSDGDSDMQLPFHSLNAAEQQKTMQSFDDRRRAQVFVRDHIPNGVSILCYILLSALCVVAIPYLYPQIRPHHVALIYLAAPVFAFCDAYGFGVTDMNLSSTYGKLAMLLVGSVVGCDNGGVIAGLVSCGIVMATMCNSNNLMQELKTGYLTLTSPRAVFISQAIGTGLGCVINPVMFWAFYKAQDGDTNLFDAPYARVYRGIAMLSAGGKGLPLHSLWLCKLFFALALALSVFRDVASRKQWRVAPYMPSTICVAIAFVVPARMPIDMFLGSLVMYLWRRADSGKALTFSAAVASGLICGDGLGNLLSSMVALTHATAPMCIKFVSSSENVKLDAFLATLTRT, encoded by the exons ATGGgcaaggaagcagctggagGGGATATCGGGGATGGGAAGAATATTGTCGAGCCAAGCATTGGCCGGTTGATCACTTTCCTCTTCCTCGTCAGTTTCTCTGGAATGTTCATCCTCATGCCCTTGAGGAAGGTCATGATCATTCGTCACGGGTTGACATACCCTAGTGGCATGGCCACGGCACAACTTATCAATAGCTTCCATACCCCTCAAGGCGCCAACAACGCAAG GCAGCAAGTGCACATTCTGTTCAGATCATTGGGGGGAACCATATTCTGGAACGCATTCCAGTGGTTTTTCACTGCTGCAAAGGGCTGCGGCTTCAGAGCCTTCCCCGTGTTTGGCCTTGAGGCATATAAGCATGG ATTCTACTTCGACTTCTGCATGACCAATATCGCAATCGGCATGCTATGCCCATACATAATCACTGTCTCCTTGTTCATCGGGAGTGTTATCTCATGGGGGATCGTTTCGCCATACATTGCAGCAAAGGAGGGTATCTGGTACACTACTGAACTTAGCACGGCAACCCTCGGCAACATGAGGGGCTATAAGGTCTTCATTGGAGTGTCCATGATACTCGCCGATGGCCTCTTCAACTTCCTGTCCATCATGCTCTGCACATTGTGCGCCATGTACAAGAGGCGCAGGCAGCCAATGCAAGGACAAGATGGCAGTGATGGTGATAGTGACATGCAGTTGCCGTTCCACAGCCTCAATGCTGCTGAGCAGCAGAAGACGATGCAGAGCTTCGACGACCGGCGCAGGGCGCAGGTGTTTGTCCGGGACCATATACCAAACGGGGTCAGCATTCTCTGCTACATCCTCCTGTCAGCGCTCTGCGTCGTCGCCATCCCCTACCTCTACCCGCAGATAAGGCCCCACCATGTCGCCCTCATCTACCTGGCTGCTCCGGTCTTCGCCTTCTGCGACGCCTATGGCTTTGGCGTGACCGACATGAACCTGTCGAGTACCTACGGCAAGCTGGCTATGCTCCTCGTTGGCTCGGTGGTGGGCTGTGACAATGGCGGTGTGATCGCTGGCCTCGTCTCTTGCGGGATCGTGATGGCAACCATGTGTAACAGCAACAACCTGATGCAGGAACTCAAGACAGGGTATCTAACCCTGACCTCGCCGCGCGCTGTGTTCATCAGCCAGGCGATCGGCACTGGGCTCGGGTGCGTCATCAACCCGGTCATGTTCTGGGCCTTCTACAAGGCGCAGGACGGCGACACCAACCTCTTCGACGCGCCCTACGCCCGGGTGTACCGCGGCATCGCCATGCTGAGCGCCGGCGGGAAGGGGCTGCCCCTGCACAGCCTGTGGCTCTGCAAGCTCTTCTTtgcgctggcgctggcgctgaGCGTGTTCCGGGATGTGGCCTCACGGAAGCAGTGGCGCGTGGCGCCATACATGCCGAGCACCATCTGCGTGGCTATCGCCTTCGTGGTGCCGGCACGCATGCCCATCGACATGTTCCTGGGCAGCCTGGTGATGTACCTGTGGAGGCGCGCCGACTCCGGCAAGGCGCTGACGttctcggcggcggtggcgtcgggGCTGATCTGCGGGGATGGGCTCGGGAACCTGCTGTCGTCGATGGTGGCGCTGACGCACGCAACGGCGCCCATGTGCATCAAGTTCGTGTCGAGCAGCGAAAACGTCAAGCTGGACGCCTTCCTGGCTACACTGACTAGGAcatga
- the LOC120654423 gene encoding probable metal-nicotianamine transporter YSL7 isoform X2 — MEHVNDPQEGISTERAFEADPIPSLSETITLRSLVLSLILGASLSAVAMKISLNSGFLPPLTIPAGLIGFYLSRALIRVLDYFEVAHLPFTRQENTVIQTCVAACSAITFSGGFGTYILAMGKEAAGGDIGDGKNIVEPSIGRLITFLFLVSFSGMFILMPLRKVMIIRHGLTYPSGMATAQLINSFHTPQGANNARHQVHILFRSLGGTIFWNAFQWFFTAAKGCGFRAFPVFGLEAYKHGFYFDFCMTNIAIGMLCPYIITVSLFIGSVISWGIVSPYIAAKEGIWYTTELSTATLGNMRGYKVFIGVSMILADGLFNFLSIMLCTLCAMYKRRRQPMQGQDGSDGDSDMQLPFHSLNAAEQQKTMQSFDDRRRAQVFVRDHIPNGVSILCYILLSALCVVAIPYLYPQIRPHHVALIYLAAPVFAFCDAYGFGVTDMNLSSTYGKLAMLLVGSVVGCDNGGVIAGLVSCGIVMATMCNSNNLMQELKTGYLTLTSPRAVFISQAIGTGLGCVINPVMFWAFYKAQDGDTNLFDAPYARVYRGIAMLSAGGKGLPLHSLWLCKLFFALALALSVFRDVASRKQWRVAPYMPSTICVAIAFVVPARMPIDMFLGSLVMYLWRRADSGKALTFSAAVASGLICGDGLGNLLSSMVALTHATAPMCIKFVSSSENVKLDAFLATLTRT, encoded by the exons ATGGAGCATGTCAATGATCCCCAGGAAGGTATCTCAACAGAACGCGCCTTTGAGGCAGATCCTATCCCATCGCTGTCGGAGACCATCACCCTACGGTCATTGGTGCttagcctcatccttggtgcATCCCTCAGCGCCGTCGCCATGAAGATCAGCCTAAACTCAGGCTTCCTCCCACCGCTCACCATTCCGGCCGGCCTCATTGGTTTTTACCTCTCCCGTGCATTGATCCGTGTTCTTGATTATTTTGAGGTGGCACACCTGCCATTCACCCGCCAGGAGAACACCGTCATACAAACCTGTGTCGCCGCCTGCTCCGCCATTACATTTAGTG GTGGGTTTGGAACGTACATCCTCGCGATGGgcaaggaagcagctggagGGGATATCGGGGATGGGAAGAATATTGTCGAGCCAAGCATTGGCCGGTTGATCACTTTCCTCTTCCTCGTCAGTTTCTCTGGAATGTTCATCCTCATGCCCTTGAGGAAGGTCATGATCATTCGTCACGGGTTGACATACCCTAGTGGCATGGCCACGGCACAACTTATCAATAGCTTCCATACCCCTCAAGGCGCCAACAACGCAAGGCAC CAAGTGCACATTCTGTTCAGATCATTGGGGGGAACCATATTCTGGAACGCATTCCAGTGGTTTTTCACTGCTGCAAAGGGCTGCGGCTTCAGAGCCTTCCCCGTGTTTGGCCTTGAGGCATATAAGCATGG ATTCTACTTCGACTTCTGCATGACCAATATCGCAATCGGCATGCTATGCCCATACATAATCACTGTCTCCTTGTTCATCGGGAGTGTTATCTCATGGGGGATCGTTTCGCCATACATTGCAGCAAAGGAGGGTATCTGGTACACTACTGAACTTAGCACGGCAACCCTCGGCAACATGAGGGGCTATAAGGTCTTCATTGGAGTGTCCATGATACTCGCCGATGGCCTCTTCAACTTCCTGTCCATCATGCTCTGCACATTGTGCGCCATGTACAAGAGGCGCAGGCAGCCAATGCAAGGACAAGATGGCAGTGATGGTGATAGTGACATGCAGTTGCCGTTCCACAGCCTCAATGCTGCTGAGCAGCAGAAGACGATGCAGAGCTTCGACGACCGGCGCAGGGCGCAGGTGTTTGTCCGGGACCATATACCAAACGGGGTCAGCATTCTCTGCTACATCCTCCTGTCAGCGCTCTGCGTCGTCGCCATCCCCTACCTCTACCCGCAGATAAGGCCCCACCATGTCGCCCTCATCTACCTGGCTGCTCCGGTCTTCGCCTTCTGCGACGCCTATGGCTTTGGCGTGACCGACATGAACCTGTCGAGTACCTACGGCAAGCTGGCTATGCTCCTCGTTGGCTCGGTGGTGGGCTGTGACAATGGCGGTGTGATCGCTGGCCTCGTCTCTTGCGGGATCGTGATGGCAACCATGTGTAACAGCAACAACCTGATGCAGGAACTCAAGACAGGGTATCTAACCCTGACCTCGCCGCGCGCTGTGTTCATCAGCCAGGCGATCGGCACTGGGCTCGGGTGCGTCATCAACCCGGTCATGTTCTGGGCCTTCTACAAGGCGCAGGACGGCGACACCAACCTCTTCGACGCGCCCTACGCCCGGGTGTACCGCGGCATCGCCATGCTGAGCGCCGGCGGGAAGGGGCTGCCCCTGCACAGCCTGTGGCTCTGCAAGCTCTTCTTtgcgctggcgctggcgctgaGCGTGTTCCGGGATGTGGCCTCACGGAAGCAGTGGCGCGTGGCGCCATACATGCCGAGCACCATCTGCGTGGCTATCGCCTTCGTGGTGCCGGCACGCATGCCCATCGACATGTTCCTGGGCAGCCTGGTGATGTACCTGTGGAGGCGCGCCGACTCCGGCAAGGCGCTGACGttctcggcggcggtggcgtcgggGCTGATCTGCGGGGATGGGCTCGGGAACCTGCTGTCGTCGATGGTGGCGCTGACGCACGCAACGGCGCCCATGTGCATCAAGTTCGTGTCGAGCAGCGAAAACGTCAAGCTGGACGCCTTCCTGGCTACACTGACTAGGAcatga
- the LOC120654423 gene encoding probable metal-nicotianamine transporter YSL7 isoform X1 gives MEHVNDPQEGISTERAFEADPIPSLSETITLRSLVLSLILGASLSAVAMKISLNSGFLPPLTIPAGLIGFYLSRALIRVLDYFEVAHLPFTRQENTVIQTCVAACSAITFSGGFGTYILAMGKEAAGGDIGDGKNIVEPSIGRLITFLFLVSFSGMFILMPLRKVMIIRHGLTYPSGMATAQLINSFHTPQGANNARQQVHILFRSLGGTIFWNAFQWFFTAAKGCGFRAFPVFGLEAYKHGFYFDFCMTNIAIGMLCPYIITVSLFIGSVISWGIVSPYIAAKEGIWYTTELSTATLGNMRGYKVFIGVSMILADGLFNFLSIMLCTLCAMYKRRRQPMQGQDGSDGDSDMQLPFHSLNAAEQQKTMQSFDDRRRAQVFVRDHIPNGVSILCYILLSALCVVAIPYLYPQIRPHHVALIYLAAPVFAFCDAYGFGVTDMNLSSTYGKLAMLLVGSVVGCDNGGVIAGLVSCGIVMATMCNSNNLMQELKTGYLTLTSPRAVFISQAIGTGLGCVINPVMFWAFYKAQDGDTNLFDAPYARVYRGIAMLSAGGKGLPLHSLWLCKLFFALALALSVFRDVASRKQWRVAPYMPSTICVAIAFVVPARMPIDMFLGSLVMYLWRRADSGKALTFSAAVASGLICGDGLGNLLSSMVALTHATAPMCIKFVSSSENVKLDAFLATLTRT, from the exons ATGGAGCATGTCAATGATCCCCAGGAAGGTATCTCAACAGAACGCGCCTTTGAGGCAGATCCTATCCCATCGCTGTCGGAGACCATCACCCTACGGTCATTGGTGCttagcctcatccttggtgcATCCCTCAGCGCCGTCGCCATGAAGATCAGCCTAAACTCAGGCTTCCTCCCACCGCTCACCATTCCGGCCGGCCTCATTGGTTTTTACCTCTCCCGTGCATTGATCCGTGTTCTTGATTATTTTGAGGTGGCACACCTGCCATTCACCCGCCAGGAGAACACCGTCATACAAACCTGTGTCGCCGCCTGCTCCGCCATTACATTTAGTG GTGGGTTTGGAACGTACATCCTCGCGATGGgcaaggaagcagctggagGGGATATCGGGGATGGGAAGAATATTGTCGAGCCAAGCATTGGCCGGTTGATCACTTTCCTCTTCCTCGTCAGTTTCTCTGGAATGTTCATCCTCATGCCCTTGAGGAAGGTCATGATCATTCGTCACGGGTTGACATACCCTAGTGGCATGGCCACGGCACAACTTATCAATAGCTTCCATACCCCTCAAGGCGCCAACAACGCAAG GCAGCAAGTGCACATTCTGTTCAGATCATTGGGGGGAACCATATTCTGGAACGCATTCCAGTGGTTTTTCACTGCTGCAAAGGGCTGCGGCTTCAGAGCCTTCCCCGTGTTTGGCCTTGAGGCATATAAGCATGG ATTCTACTTCGACTTCTGCATGACCAATATCGCAATCGGCATGCTATGCCCATACATAATCACTGTCTCCTTGTTCATCGGGAGTGTTATCTCATGGGGGATCGTTTCGCCATACATTGCAGCAAAGGAGGGTATCTGGTACACTACTGAACTTAGCACGGCAACCCTCGGCAACATGAGGGGCTATAAGGTCTTCATTGGAGTGTCCATGATACTCGCCGATGGCCTCTTCAACTTCCTGTCCATCATGCTCTGCACATTGTGCGCCATGTACAAGAGGCGCAGGCAGCCAATGCAAGGACAAGATGGCAGTGATGGTGATAGTGACATGCAGTTGCCGTTCCACAGCCTCAATGCTGCTGAGCAGCAGAAGACGATGCAGAGCTTCGACGACCGGCGCAGGGCGCAGGTGTTTGTCCGGGACCATATACCAAACGGGGTCAGCATTCTCTGCTACATCCTCCTGTCAGCGCTCTGCGTCGTCGCCATCCCCTACCTCTACCCGCAGATAAGGCCCCACCATGTCGCCCTCATCTACCTGGCTGCTCCGGTCTTCGCCTTCTGCGACGCCTATGGCTTTGGCGTGACCGACATGAACCTGTCGAGTACCTACGGCAAGCTGGCTATGCTCCTCGTTGGCTCGGTGGTGGGCTGTGACAATGGCGGTGTGATCGCTGGCCTCGTCTCTTGCGGGATCGTGATGGCAACCATGTGTAACAGCAACAACCTGATGCAGGAACTCAAGACAGGGTATCTAACCCTGACCTCGCCGCGCGCTGTGTTCATCAGCCAGGCGATCGGCACTGGGCTCGGGTGCGTCATCAACCCGGTCATGTTCTGGGCCTTCTACAAGGCGCAGGACGGCGACACCAACCTCTTCGACGCGCCCTACGCCCGGGTGTACCGCGGCATCGCCATGCTGAGCGCCGGCGGGAAGGGGCTGCCCCTGCACAGCCTGTGGCTCTGCAAGCTCTTCTTtgcgctggcgctggcgctgaGCGTGTTCCGGGATGTGGCCTCACGGAAGCAGTGGCGCGTGGCGCCATACATGCCGAGCACCATCTGCGTGGCTATCGCCTTCGTGGTGCCGGCACGCATGCCCATCGACATGTTCCTGGGCAGCCTGGTGATGTACCTGTGGAGGCGCGCCGACTCCGGCAAGGCGCTGACGttctcggcggcggtggcgtcgggGCTGATCTGCGGGGATGGGCTCGGGAACCTGCTGTCGTCGATGGTGGCGCTGACGCACGCAACGGCGCCCATGTGCATCAAGTTCGTGTCGAGCAGCGAAAACGTCAAGCTGGACGCCTTCCTGGCTACACTGACTAGGAcatga
- the LOC120654423 gene encoding probable metal-nicotianamine transporter YSL7 isoform X3 yields the protein MKISLNSGFLPPLTIPAGLIGFYLSRALIRVLDYFEVAHLPFTRQENTVIQTCVAACSAITFSGGFGTYILAMGKEAAGGDIGDGKNIVEPSIGRLITFLFLVSFSGMFILMPLRKVMIIRHGLTYPSGMATAQLINSFHTPQGANNARQQVHILFRSLGGTIFWNAFQWFFTAAKGCGFRAFPVFGLEAYKHGFYFDFCMTNIAIGMLCPYIITVSLFIGSVISWGIVSPYIAAKEGIWYTTELSTATLGNMRGYKVFIGVSMILADGLFNFLSIMLCTLCAMYKRRRQPMQGQDGSDGDSDMQLPFHSLNAAEQQKTMQSFDDRRRAQVFVRDHIPNGVSILCYILLSALCVVAIPYLYPQIRPHHVALIYLAAPVFAFCDAYGFGVTDMNLSSTYGKLAMLLVGSVVGCDNGGVIAGLVSCGIVMATMCNSNNLMQELKTGYLTLTSPRAVFISQAIGTGLGCVINPVMFWAFYKAQDGDTNLFDAPYARVYRGIAMLSAGGKGLPLHSLWLCKLFFALALALSVFRDVASRKQWRVAPYMPSTICVAIAFVVPARMPIDMFLGSLVMYLWRRADSGKALTFSAAVASGLICGDGLGNLLSSMVALTHATAPMCIKFVSSSENVKLDAFLATLTRT from the exons ATGAAGATCAGCCTAAACTCAGGCTTCCTCCCACCGCTCACCATTCCGGCCGGCCTCATTGGTTTTTACCTCTCCCGTGCATTGATCCGTGTTCTTGATTATTTTGAGGTGGCACACCTGCCATTCACCCGCCAGGAGAACACCGTCATACAAACCTGTGTCGCCGCCTGCTCCGCCATTACATTTAGTG GTGGGTTTGGAACGTACATCCTCGCGATGGgcaaggaagcagctggagGGGATATCGGGGATGGGAAGAATATTGTCGAGCCAAGCATTGGCCGGTTGATCACTTTCCTCTTCCTCGTCAGTTTCTCTGGAATGTTCATCCTCATGCCCTTGAGGAAGGTCATGATCATTCGTCACGGGTTGACATACCCTAGTGGCATGGCCACGGCACAACTTATCAATAGCTTCCATACCCCTCAAGGCGCCAACAACGCAAG GCAGCAAGTGCACATTCTGTTCAGATCATTGGGGGGAACCATATTCTGGAACGCATTCCAGTGGTTTTTCACTGCTGCAAAGGGCTGCGGCTTCAGAGCCTTCCCCGTGTTTGGCCTTGAGGCATATAAGCATGG ATTCTACTTCGACTTCTGCATGACCAATATCGCAATCGGCATGCTATGCCCATACATAATCACTGTCTCCTTGTTCATCGGGAGTGTTATCTCATGGGGGATCGTTTCGCCATACATTGCAGCAAAGGAGGGTATCTGGTACACTACTGAACTTAGCACGGCAACCCTCGGCAACATGAGGGGCTATAAGGTCTTCATTGGAGTGTCCATGATACTCGCCGATGGCCTCTTCAACTTCCTGTCCATCATGCTCTGCACATTGTGCGCCATGTACAAGAGGCGCAGGCAGCCAATGCAAGGACAAGATGGCAGTGATGGTGATAGTGACATGCAGTTGCCGTTCCACAGCCTCAATGCTGCTGAGCAGCAGAAGACGATGCAGAGCTTCGACGACCGGCGCAGGGCGCAGGTGTTTGTCCGGGACCATATACCAAACGGGGTCAGCATTCTCTGCTACATCCTCCTGTCAGCGCTCTGCGTCGTCGCCATCCCCTACCTCTACCCGCAGATAAGGCCCCACCATGTCGCCCTCATCTACCTGGCTGCTCCGGTCTTCGCCTTCTGCGACGCCTATGGCTTTGGCGTGACCGACATGAACCTGTCGAGTACCTACGGCAAGCTGGCTATGCTCCTCGTTGGCTCGGTGGTGGGCTGTGACAATGGCGGTGTGATCGCTGGCCTCGTCTCTTGCGGGATCGTGATGGCAACCATGTGTAACAGCAACAACCTGATGCAGGAACTCAAGACAGGGTATCTAACCCTGACCTCGCCGCGCGCTGTGTTCATCAGCCAGGCGATCGGCACTGGGCTCGGGTGCGTCATCAACCCGGTCATGTTCTGGGCCTTCTACAAGGCGCAGGACGGCGACACCAACCTCTTCGACGCGCCCTACGCCCGGGTGTACCGCGGCATCGCCATGCTGAGCGCCGGCGGGAAGGGGCTGCCCCTGCACAGCCTGTGGCTCTGCAAGCTCTTCTTtgcgctggcgctggcgctgaGCGTGTTCCGGGATGTGGCCTCACGGAAGCAGTGGCGCGTGGCGCCATACATGCCGAGCACCATCTGCGTGGCTATCGCCTTCGTGGTGCCGGCACGCATGCCCATCGACATGTTCCTGGGCAGCCTGGTGATGTACCTGTGGAGGCGCGCCGACTCCGGCAAGGCGCTGACGttctcggcggcggtggcgtcgggGCTGATCTGCGGGGATGGGCTCGGGAACCTGCTGTCGTCGATGGTGGCGCTGACGCACGCAACGGCGCCCATGTGCATCAAGTTCGTGTCGAGCAGCGAAAACGTCAAGCTGGACGCCTTCCTGGCTACACTGACTAGGAcatga